Proteins from one Nitrospinaceae bacterium genomic window:
- a CDS encoding methylenetetrahydrofolate reductase [NAD(P)H] yields the protein MSDIVNEIRSDELSVSIELFPPKTPKGVVQLNKEVGRIHEGMRVAFTSVTYGAGGATQEGTLSLVLDLAKRFPGRVVAHLTCVGADEKTLSELLSSYRENGMNDIMALRGDLPEGMSRELAVAGGYHHAIDLVRWLRELGGVSSIGVACYPEGHPETADKGQDIDYFAAKVEAGADYAATQFFFNNSDYFRFIDECGKRGVEIPMAPGILAVRDVDQVVRFAGMCGANVPDRVISELSPYRDDPEGFKEKSADLAAAQIQELLDAGVKHFHLYSLNKSDIVLRVADRLGWRL from the coding sequence ATGTCAGATATCGTAAACGAGATTCGATCAGATGAATTGAGCGTTTCGATCGAATTATTCCCCCCTAAAACCCCAAAGGGGGTCGTTCAGCTCAACAAAGAAGTCGGGCGGATTCATGAGGGGATGCGCGTGGCGTTCACCTCGGTGACATACGGAGCTGGCGGAGCAACCCAGGAGGGAACCTTGAGTCTCGTTCTGGATCTGGCCAAACGCTTTCCTGGCCGAGTGGTTGCGCACCTCACATGTGTTGGCGCCGATGAAAAAACACTCTCCGAGCTTCTCTCAAGCTATCGGGAAAACGGCATGAACGACATCATGGCGCTTCGTGGTGATCTTCCTGAAGGGATGAGCCGCGAGCTGGCTGTGGCTGGCGGCTATCACCATGCCATTGATCTCGTTCGCTGGCTGCGTGAGTTGGGCGGCGTCTCCTCGATAGGTGTGGCTTGTTATCCGGAAGGGCACCCCGAGACTGCGGACAAAGGGCAAGACATCGATTATTTCGCGGCCAAGGTTGAAGCCGGGGCCGATTATGCCGCTACACAATTTTTCTTTAACAACAGCGATTATTTTCGTTTTATCGATGAGTGCGGAAAAAGAGGCGTTGAGATTCCGATGGCGCCGGGTATTTTGGCAGTTCGCGATGTCGATCAGGTGGTTCGGTTCGCGGGCATGTGCGGGGCGAATGTTCCGGACAGGGTAATTTCAGAACTCTCGCCCTATCGTGACGACCCCGAGGGTTTCAAAGAGAAATCTGCAGATTTAGCTGCCGCGCAGATACAAGAGTTGCTCGATGCGGGTGTAAAGCATTTTCATCTTTATAGTCTGAACAAATCCGACATTGTGCTTCGTGTCGCTGATCGGTTGGGCTGGCGCCTTTAG
- a CDS encoding glutamate synthase subunit beta encodes MGKPTGFIEFGRELPGRREVDERLKDWNEVYLPFPEEKLQTQGSRCMDCGIPFCHSGCPLGNLIPEWNDLVYRDKWREAIDRLHKTNNFPEFTGRLCPAPCEGSCVLGINEDPVAIKQVEVSIIEHAFDRHWVTPRQPAARTGKKIAVVGSGPAGLATADQLNLAGHHVTVFERDALPGGLMRYGIPEFKMEKKVLDRRIKLMEDEGVVFKTNYHVGMDITAAKLREDFDAIVLSGGARAPRDLPIPGRENKGVYFALEYLSVQNKLCNGVDVPLEEQINVKDKHVIIIGGGDTGADCLGTAHRQGAASIHQLEILPRPPEARDKVSNPWPLYPNIFRVSSAHEEGGERLYSISTKEFMGENGVLKKINVVDVEMKRSEDGRMSFEDVPGSEREMAADFVFLAMGFLGPEKKGMLEQLGVELTERSNVQRDENWMTSVPGVFTAGDMQRGQSLIVWAIAEGRSCAHGVDAYLMGSSDLPAPIA; translated from the coding sequence ATGGGTAAGCCCACTGGTTTCATAGAATTTGGAAGAGAGTTGCCCGGTCGTCGAGAAGTCGATGAGCGCCTGAAAGACTGGAATGAGGTATACCTACCATTCCCCGAGGAAAAGCTCCAGACCCAGGGCTCTCGCTGCATGGACTGCGGCATCCCCTTCTGCCACAGCGGATGCCCCCTCGGAAACCTCATCCCCGAGTGGAACGATCTCGTCTACCGGGATAAATGGCGAGAGGCCATCGACCGCCTCCACAAGACAAATAATTTCCCCGAATTCACTGGGCGGCTATGCCCTGCCCCCTGTGAGGGCTCGTGTGTCCTGGGCATCAACGAAGACCCTGTGGCAATTAAACAGGTCGAAGTTTCCATCATCGAACATGCCTTCGATCGGCACTGGGTAACTCCTCGACAACCTGCAGCCCGTACCGGCAAAAAAATTGCCGTTGTCGGCTCAGGCCCAGCAGGACTGGCGACGGCGGATCAGCTCAACCTGGCGGGACACCACGTCACCGTTTTTGAGAGAGATGCCCTACCCGGTGGATTGATGCGGTACGGCATCCCGGAATTCAAAATGGAAAAGAAGGTCCTGGATCGGCGCATCAAGCTGATGGAAGACGAAGGGGTGGTATTCAAAACAAATTACCACGTGGGAATGGACATCACCGCAGCGAAGCTTCGCGAGGATTTTGACGCCATTGTGCTTTCCGGCGGCGCGCGGGCTCCGCGCGATCTGCCGATTCCAGGCCGCGAGAACAAGGGCGTGTATTTCGCACTCGAATATCTTTCTGTGCAGAACAAACTCTGCAACGGCGTTGATGTTCCGCTAGAGGAGCAAATCAACGTCAAAGACAAACATGTCATCATCATTGGCGGCGGAGACACCGGCGCTGATTGCCTGGGCACCGCTCACCGTCAGGGGGCGGCTTCGATTCATCAGCTCGAAATCCTCCCTCGCCCCCCCGAGGCGCGAGACAAGGTATCGAACCCGTGGCCTCTTTACCCCAATATTTTCCGGGTCTCCTCAGCGCACGAGGAGGGAGGCGAGCGCCTCTACTCCATCTCCACCAAGGAATTTATGGGCGAGAACGGCGTACTGAAGAAAATCAACGTCGTGGATGTGGAAATGAAGCGAAGCGAGGACGGACGGATGAGCTTCGAGGATGTTCCCGGCTCCGAAAGAGAGATGGCGGCGGATTTCGTATTTCTCGCGATGGGCTTTCTTGGTCCCGAGAAAAAAGGAATGCTTGAGCAATTGGGAGTAGAGCTTACCGAGCGCTCCAACGTTCAGCGCGATGAAAACTGGATGACAAGCGTTCCCGGCGTATTCACGGCCGGCGATATGCAGCGGGGACAATCGCTCATCGTCTGGGCCATAGCCGAAGGAAGGTCATGTGCCCATGGCGTGGATGCCTACCTGATGGGAAGCTCGGACCTGCCAGCTCCGATTGCGTGA